Proteins from a genomic interval of Clostridium scatologenes:
- the uvrA gene encoding excinuclease ABC subunit UvrA yields the protein MDWVSPNLIICNSNLSILDGASNWWGTLRKFRDSPNANWMKGEILALAEDMSIDLEKPWIKLPEDFKHQALWGSNGRKVTFTYENRNGRTGRITRPVEGACNCIKRIVSSNNGEASKRIANEFMEQYTCNYCHGERLAKEGRMVDITGTRFPEAASMTISELKEWLEILSCKLSDFQLSTSSSILKELHKKLCNYIKIGVSYLNLNRSVTTLSGGELQRLKLIKQLESGISNILYVLDEPSTGLHIKDQEKLIEIIKELRDYGNTIIIVEHNSNLISMADYIIDVGPHAGTFGGQIVAQDTPLKIMENVNSETGKYLSGKKHVYIEKSHISDECSYVKLTGVNCNNLKNIDITFPTSSIICITGVSGSGKSSLVSKCLYPAIENRIHGKKDVSRYCHSLSGDEHFDKIIYANQNAIGRTPRSTPATYTGIMDEIRNIFASIKISKEKGYKANNFSFNSKEGQCDTCHGEGKICTPVSFMADIWSKCPVCGGKRYKKNILEVKYKDKSIYDVLEINVNEALDFFIDQPKLVHILNIMSEVGLGYLKLGQNAVTLSGGEAQRIKLAKELSTNSTGRTLYILDEPTAGLHFSDTQNLLILLEKIRNSGNTILIIEHNLDVIKNSDWIIDLGPEGGLKGGYVIAQGTPTQVSKVKESYTGNLLSHCKH from the coding sequence ATGGACTGGGTATCACCCAATTTAATTATATGTAATTCTAATTTATCAATACTTGATGGTGCTTCAAATTGGTGGGGAACTTTAAGAAAATTTAGGGACAGCCCAAACGCAAACTGGATGAAAGGAGAAATACTAGCACTAGCAGAGGATATGAGTATTGATTTAGAAAAGCCATGGATTAAACTTCCAGAAGATTTTAAACACCAAGCTCTTTGGGGATCTAATGGAAGAAAAGTCACTTTTACATACGAAAATAGAAATGGAAGAACTGGACGTATTACAAGACCAGTAGAAGGTGCTTGTAATTGTATTAAACGTATTGTTTCTTCTAATAACGGCGAGGCTTCCAAAAGAATTGCAAATGAATTTATGGAACAATACACTTGTAATTACTGTCATGGTGAACGTCTTGCAAAAGAAGGAAGAATGGTAGATATTACAGGTACTCGTTTTCCTGAAGCTGCATCAATGACAATAAGTGAATTAAAAGAATGGTTAGAAATTCTTTCATGCAAGTTATCAGATTTCCAATTATCTACATCATCTTCTATACTGAAAGAACTTCATAAAAAACTGTGTAATTATATTAAGATCGGCGTTTCCTATCTTAACTTAAATCGTTCTGTTACAACACTATCTGGTGGAGAATTGCAAAGATTAAAGCTTATAAAGCAATTAGAAAGCGGCATTAGCAATATACTTTATGTATTAGATGAACCTTCTACCGGACTTCATATAAAAGATCAGGAAAAACTCATAGAAATCATAAAAGAGCTAAGAGATTATGGTAACACAATAATCATTGTTGAACATAATTCCAATCTTATATCTATGGCAGATTATATTATAGATGTTGGCCCCCACGCCGGTACCTTTGGTGGTCAAATAGTAGCGCAAGATACTCCATTAAAAATTATGGAAAATGTTAATTCAGAAACAGGTAAATATCTTTCAGGTAAAAAACATGTATATATAGAAAAATCGCACATATCAGATGAATGTAGTTATGTTAAATTAACTGGTGTTAACTGCAATAATCTTAAAAATATCGATATTACTTTTCCTACTAGTTCAATCATCTGTATAACAGGAGTTAGTGGTTCAGGAAAAAGCAGCCTTGTTTCAAAGTGTTTATATCCTGCCATAGAAAACCGAATTCATGGAAAGAAAGATGTAAGCAGATATTGCCACAGCCTAAGTGGTGATGAGCATTTTGATAAAATTATATATGCAAATCAAAATGCTATTGGCCGTACTCCACGTTCAACTCCTGCCACTTATACTGGAATAATGGATGAAATAAGAAACATATTTGCATCTATAAAGATATCAAAAGAAAAAGGCTATAAAGCAAATAATTTCAGCTTTAACAGTAAGGAAGGTCAATGTGATACCTGCCATGGTGAAGGTAAAATATGCACGCCAGTATCATTTATGGCAGATATATGGTCCAAGTGTCCTGTTTGTGGAGGTAAAAGATATAAAAAAAATATCCTTGAAGTGAAATATAAAGATAAAAGTATTTACGATGTTCTTGAAATTAATGTAAACGAAGCTTTGGACTTTTTTATAGATCAACCTAAGTTAGTACATATTTTAAACATTATGTCTGAAGTTGGGCTTGGATATTTAAAGCTAGGACAAAATGCGGTTACCTTATCTGGAGGAGAAGCTCAAAGAATAAAACTAGCTAAAGAACTCAGCACAAATTCAACTGGAAGAACTCTTTATATACTTGATGAACCTACCGCCGGGCTGCACTTTTCCGATACTCAAAATCTTTTGATATTACTTGAAAAGATAAGAAATTCAGGAAATACCATATTAATCATTGAACACAACTTGGATGTAATTAAAAATTCTGATTGGATAATAGATCTAGGGCCAGAAGGTGGACTTAAAGGCGGTTATGTTATTGCTCAAGGTACTCCCACGCAAGTATCTAAAGTAAAAGAAAGTTATACAGGCAATTTGCTAAGCCACTGCAAGCATTGA
- a CDS encoding MutS family DNA mismatch repair protein produces the protein MIVALKEYEKRKTKYNLLLKKQEKRMNSLSNLRLAVFILGFVILIRMYTLKFYLIFDSVVLVMIILLCYLAHLHKNIENEKKYIAALKGINETSIKRLKGHWKDFQDTGEEFVDENHNYSYDLDIFGKVSLFQWINTCRTYVGRQRLKEILTKKPENEQIIHDRQCAVTELGAKIHFRQRLEAEAKIICNDKQDTKELFAWIKEKNDYILKNKIIWILRVLSIVTGITSLTLIVRIIDYVIAVLLDTSTSAPKIFYIIPYYIPIFFILVQCVILRIKREDRMKNLIIAEKYNYSIKTYRNMLKHIEKHKFKSKYIIDLCKTLYDNDAKSAYKQIDTFSKICESIVSRRNTLYPILNSILMLEYHWTISIEKWKIKAGDDFEKWLVIIGELEALCSIANIKYDNPHWSMPKIVAGASMITAKNMGHPLLGEKRVCNNLNIEEPYQVALITGSNMSGKSTFMRTVGINIILAYAGAPVCADEFCCTIMDLYSCMRTSDNLGQSISSFYAEILKIKNIVEASKEGKKVLFLLDEIFKGTNSKDRHTGAMILVKQLSRTGNLGFISTHDLELGEMANDKDSKIKNYHFSEYYRDNKIYFDYKLKSGISPTRNALYLMKLAGIEIEENNEDE, from the coding sequence TTGATAGTAGCATTAAAGGAATATGAAAAAAGAAAAACTAAATATAATTTATTATTAAAAAAACAAGAGAAACGTATGAATAGTCTAAGTAATTTAAGGCTTGCTGTTTTTATATTGGGATTTGTAATTTTAATAAGAATGTATACCTTAAAATTTTATTTAATATTTGATTCTGTAGTCTTAGTTATGATTATTTTGCTTTGTTATCTAGCTCACTTACATAAAAATATAGAAAATGAAAAGAAATACATAGCTGCACTTAAGGGAATAAATGAAACTTCAATAAAAAGACTAAAGGGACATTGGAAAGATTTTCAGGATACTGGAGAAGAATTTGTAGATGAAAACCATAATTATTCATATGATCTTGATATTTTTGGAAAAGTTTCTTTGTTTCAATGGATAAATACATGCCGCACTTACGTTGGAAGACAAAGATTGAAAGAAATATTAACAAAAAAACCTGAAAATGAACAGATTATACATGATAGACAGTGTGCAGTTACAGAACTGGGAGCTAAAATACACTTTAGACAGAGGCTTGAGGCAGAAGCAAAAATAATTTGTAATGATAAACAAGATACCAAAGAGCTTTTTGCATGGATAAAAGAAAAAAATGACTATATATTAAAAAATAAAATAATTTGGATTTTAAGAGTTCTTTCAATAGTGACTGGAATAACCAGTTTAACATTAATAGTTAGAATAATTGATTATGTCATAGCAGTTTTACTGGACACTAGTACAAGTGCACCAAAAATATTTTACATAATTCCATACTATATTCCTATTTTTTTCATCCTTGTTCAATGTGTTATTTTAAGGATAAAAAGAGAAGATAGGATGAAGAACTTAATTATTGCAGAGAAATATAATTATAGTATAAAAACATATAGAAATATGCTCAAGCATATAGAAAAGCATAAATTTAAGTCAAAGTACATTATAGATTTGTGTAAAACACTTTATGACAATGATGCCAAAAGCGCATATAAACAAATAGATACTTTTTCTAAGATTTGTGAATCTATAGTAAGTAGACGTAATACATTATATCCTATTTTAAATTCAATTCTCATGTTAGAATATCACTGGACTATTTCTATTGAAAAATGGAAGATAAAAGCAGGTGATGACTTTGAAAAGTGGCTTGTTATAATAGGGGAACTAGAAGCATTATGCAGTATTGCAAATATTAAATATGATAATCCACATTGGAGCATGCCTAAGATTGTAGCTGGAGCATCGATGATTACAGCAAAAAATATGGGTCATCCGCTTTTAGGAGAAAAAAGAGTATGTAATAATTTAAATATAGAAGAACCATATCAAGTTGCACTTATAACAGGTTCTAATATGTCAGGGAAAAGTACATTTATGAGGACTGTAGGAATTAATATTATATTGGCGTATGCTGGAGCTCCTGTATGTGCAGATGAATTTTGCTGTACTATTATGGATCTCTATAGTTGTATGAGAACAAGCGATAATTTAGGTCAAAGTATATCTTCCTTTTATGCAGAAATACTAAAAATTAAAAATATTGTTGAGGCCTCAAAGGAAGGTAAAAAAGTATTATTTTTATTAGATGAAATTTTTAAGGGAACTAATTCAAAAGATAGACATACTGGAGCTATGATTTTAGTAAAGCAATTAAGTAGAACTGGAAATCTTGGATTTATATCCACTCATGACTTGGAACTAGGTGAAATGGCAAATGATAAAGATTCCAAAATTAAAAACTACCATTTTTCTGAATACTATAGAGATAATAAAATTTATTTTGATTATAAATTGAAGTCTGGAATTTCACCTACAAGAAATGCTTTATATTTAATGAAGTTAGCTGGAATTGAAATAGAAGAAAATAATGAAGATGAATAA
- the htpG gene encoding molecular chaperone HtpG — protein MATKQFRAESQRLLELMINSIYTNKEIFLRELISNASDAIDKSYYRSLVDSNISFNKEDFYIRITADKENRTLTITDTGIGMTKDELENNLGTIAKSGSLAFKNENEEKEGVDIIGQFGVGFYSAFMVSDVVTVISRSIDSDEAYKWESKGVEGYDIEPIDKEIVGTEIILKIKANTEDEKYEEFLDEYRLKTLIKKYSDFIKYPIKMMVKKSKEKEGSEAEDGKKEYEDYYEDETLNSMVPIWRKNKNELKQEDYDQFYMDKHFGYEKPLKSIHTSVEGLASYNALLFIPAKAPYDFYTKEFEKGLELYSNGVLIMEKCSDLLPDYFSFVQGLVDSADISLNISRELLQQDRQLKFIAKKVKDKIKSELSLMLKNDREKYDEFFKSFGRQLKYGVYSDFGTNKEVLQDLLMFYSSTEKKLVSLDEYISRMKEDQKFIYYATGESVEKIERLPQTELIKDKGFEILYFTDDIDEFAIKILMKYKEKEFKSVSSKDLGIESDEKENEKETQENKDLFDFMKEALSGKVKEVRASKRLKTHPVCLANEGELSIEMEKVLNMMPNNPNLKADKILEINTNHEMFDAIKKAFEEDKDKVKMYSNILYNQALLIEGLSIEDPVQFANDICNLIK, from the coding sequence ATGGCTACAAAACAATTTAGAGCAGAATCTCAAAGACTACTTGAATTAATGATTAACTCAATTTATACAAACAAAGAAATATTTTTGAGGGAACTTATATCAAATGCAAGTGACGCAATTGATAAAAGTTATTATCGTTCGCTTGTTGACAGCAATATAAGCTTCAATAAAGAAGATTTTTATATTAGGATTACAGCAGATAAGGAGAATAGAACTCTTACTATTACAGATACAGGTATAGGGATGACAAAGGATGAACTTGAAAATAACCTTGGAACTATTGCTAAAAGTGGTTCTTTAGCGTTTAAAAATGAAAATGAGGAAAAAGAAGGCGTGGATATCATAGGTCAATTTGGAGTTGGATTTTATTCAGCTTTCATGGTATCAGATGTAGTTACTGTTATAAGTCGTTCTATAGATTCAGATGAAGCTTATAAGTGGGAATCAAAAGGCGTAGAAGGTTATGATATTGAACCTATAGATAAAGAAATAGTTGGAACTGAAATTATATTAAAGATAAAAGCAAATACTGAGGATGAAAAATATGAGGAATTTCTAGATGAATATAGATTGAAAACTTTAATTAAGAAGTACTCTGATTTTATCAAATATCCAATCAAAATGATGGTGAAAAAGAGTAAGGAAAAGGAAGGCAGCGAAGCAGAAGACGGTAAAAAAGAGTATGAAGATTATTATGAAGATGAAACTTTAAATAGCATGGTTCCAATTTGGAGAAAAAATAAAAATGAATTAAAACAAGAAGATTATGACCAATTCTATATGGATAAGCATTTTGGTTATGAAAAACCTTTAAAATCAATTCATACTAGTGTTGAAGGATTGGCAAGCTATAATGCTTTATTATTCATTCCAGCTAAAGCACCTTATGATTTCTATACAAAGGAATTTGAAAAAGGTTTAGAGCTTTATTCTAATGGTGTTTTAATAATGGAAAAGTGCTCAGATTTATTGCCAGATTACTTCAGCTTTGTTCAAGGTTTAGTTGATTCTGCTGATATTTCTCTTAACATTTCAAGAGAGCTTTTGCAGCAGGATAGACAACTTAAATTTATTGCAAAGAAAGTAAAAGATAAAATAAAGAGTGAACTTTCATTAATGCTTAAAAATGATCGTGAAAAGTATGATGAATTCTTTAAGAGCTTTGGAAGACAGCTTAAATATGGTGTTTATTCTGACTTTGGAACTAATAAGGAAGTACTTCAAGATTTATTAATGTTCTATTCTTCAACAGAGAAAAAACTTGTAAGTCTTGATGAGTACATTTCACGTATGAAGGAAGATCAAAAATTCATATATTATGCAACTGGTGAAAGTGTAGAAAAGATTGAAAGACTGCCACAAACTGAGTTAATCAAAGATAAAGGCTTTGAAATATTATACTTTACTGATGATATTGATGAATTTGCAATTAAAATACTTATGAAATATAAAGAAAAAGAGTTTAAATCTGTTTCAAGTAAAGACTTAGGTATTGAATCTGATGAAAAAGAAAATGAAAAAGAAACACAAGAAAATAAAGATTTATTTGATTTCATGAAGGAAGCTTTAAGTGGAAAAGTTAAAGAAGTTAGAGCGTCAAAGAGATTGAAAACTCATCCAGTTTGTCTTGCAAACGAAGGTGAACTTTCTATTGAAATGGAAAAAGTGCTTAACATGATGCCAAATAATCCAAATCTTAAAGCTGATAAGATTTTAGAAATAAATACAAATCATGAAATGTTTGATGCTATTAAAAAGGCATTTGAAGAAGATAAAGATAAAGTAAAAATGTATTCAAATATTTTATATAATCAAGCATTATTGATTGAAGGTCTTTCAATAGAAGATCCAGTTCAATTTGCAAATGATATATGCAATTTAATTAAATAA
- a CDS encoding RNA polymerase sigma factor gives MDINILVKRAKQGNKEALVQLIMAQKEDFYKLAYLYMKNEHDALDAMQDTIVILYENIHKLKNADAFYSWSKTILVNCCKKLLKQNKKTLSLDSIKEDFSEESFGKKDEQIVLQKHLSSLKEKYQEVLKLHYFLDLDNETISKMINIPVGTVKSRIFNGLKKLKESLGGDE, from the coding sequence ATGGATATAAATATATTAGTAAAAAGAGCAAAACAAGGTAATAAAGAAGCTCTAGTGCAACTTATAATGGCACAGAAAGAGGATTTTTATAAATTAGCTTATTTATATATGAAAAACGAACATGATGCCTTAGATGCTATGCAGGACACTATTGTAATCTTATATGAAAATATACACAAATTAAAAAATGCTGATGCTTTTTACAGCTGGAGTAAAACTATTCTGGTAAACTGTTGCAAAAAACTTTTAAAACAAAATAAAAAAACACTTTCTCTTGATAGTATTAAAGAAGATTTTTCTGAAGAAAGCTTTGGTAAAAAGGATGAACAAATTGTACTCCAAAAACACCTATCAAGTTTAAAAGAAAAATATCAAGAAGTATTAAAGCTTCATTACTTTTTGGATTTAGACAATGAAACTATATCAAAAATGATCAATATACCAGTTGGAACAGTAAAATCTCGTATATTTAATGGCTTAAAAAAACTTAAAGAAAGCCTCGGAGGTGATGAATAG
- a CDS encoding DUF4179 domain-containing protein: MNDTEKLLKETKLNFDKLETPEALEAKLRIALKDIKPKNNKISKIKIASIFICLILAIYNFNTLAYYSEKITGYDKVMDTNLKKLNELGKGQTINKSFTFKSGSIFTLDGIMVDDNKLLTFYTIKNSKGNVENTDIKLEISGIFGSHLFTNSYGTLNDAKTEMKFTANFNPPSMLDNNLTLNVISKENNETGQISFALDKNKAMGHNIKKFLNRTIETKDSSLHLQYISASPTTTVIKGSISNILEIALNKIKGITFSPSNLDIKLIADGKVVENQAAELSSNITGVTFKYNFQPLPANFKKLQIKFSSLTSEHIINKNFKLKKELKNQNINIENRNIKIDKIYEANGNTYITISTEQDIILTKVNMTIDGKNLPLNKTNKENGNKDSYTRTLEFIGTGSNLELNIQRMIYKTSYNRTIDIISN, encoded by the coding sequence GTGAATGATACAGAAAAGCTATTAAAAGAAACTAAATTAAACTTTGATAAATTAGAAACTCCAGAAGCTCTAGAAGCTAAATTGAGAATTGCACTTAAAGATATTAAACCTAAAAATAATAAAATTTCAAAAATAAAAATTGCTTCTATATTCATTTGTTTAATATTAGCAATCTATAATTTTAACACTTTAGCTTATTATTCTGAAAAAATTACGGGTTATGATAAAGTTATGGATACAAATTTAAAAAAACTTAATGAATTAGGCAAAGGGCAGACTATAAATAAAAGTTTTACTTTTAAAAGCGGATCAATTTTTACCCTAGATGGCATAATGGTTGACGATAATAAACTCCTAACTTTTTATACAATAAAAAATTCTAAAGGAAATGTTGAAAATACAGACATAAAATTAGAAATAAGTGGAATTTTCGGAAGCCATTTATTTACTAATTCTTATGGAACTCTTAATGATGCCAAAACAGAAATGAAATTTACTGCAAATTTTAATCCTCCTTCAATGCTTGATAACAATTTAACATTAAATGTAATTTCTAAAGAAAATAATGAAACTGGACAAATTTCATTTGCACTAGACAAAAATAAAGCTATGGGACACAATATAAAAAAATTTCTAAATAGAACTATAGAAACAAAAGACTCTAGCCTCCATCTGCAATATATTTCTGCTTCTCCTACCACTACAGTAATTAAAGGAAGCATATCTAATATATTAGAAATAGCACTTAATAAAATCAAAGGTATAACCTTTTCACCAAGTAATTTAGATATAAAACTCATTGCTGATGGAAAAGTTGTTGAAAATCAGGCAGCAGAACTAAGTTCAAATATTACTGGAGTTACTTTTAAGTATAATTTTCAGCCTTTACCTGCTAATTTTAAAAAGCTTCAAATTAAGTTTTCAAGCTTAACCTCTGAGCACATTATAAATAAAAATTTTAAGTTAAAAAAAGAACTAAAAAATCAAAATATCAACATTGAAAATAGAAATATTAAAATAGATAAAATATATGAGGCTAATGGAAATACCTATATTACAATTTCTACAGAACAAGATATAATTCTAACAAAAGTAAATATGACTATAGATGGAAAAAATCTTCCTCTTAATAAGACTAATAAAGAAAATGGTAATAAAGATTCTTATACTAGAACACTAGAATTTATAGGAACAGGTAGTAACCTAGAATTAAATATCCAACGTATGATTTACAAAACAAGTTATAATAGAACTATAGATATAATTTCAAATTAA
- a CDS encoding MFS transporter, translating to MLKIFPYSVNTILINVIVFGMYGVLVFIPLFLQNLSGLNAMQSGIIMLYYAIGSGLTMPIAGKMSDKIGGKPFIIVGIVLMIISTYELYFLSTDMSNSTLKFLLFIRGASVGLCMMPATTMSMEQVPPELISRASALQNTVKQVAGSLSTTILTVFLQNRQSLHYYRLAEQLTPFNPVTSNFTNTVQSYILQKGSVVANAKTGVLYFAYKYVHTESYMNAIDDVFMLTLIVVAATIPLMFIDRIKKQIRKI from the coding sequence GTGCTAAAAATATTTCCCTATTCAGTTAATACAATTTTAATTAACGTAATAGTATTTGGCATGTATGGGGTGCTTGTATTTATACCATTGTTTTTGCAAAATCTATCCGGACTTAATGCTATGCAGTCAGGTATTATTATGTTGTACTATGCAATAGGTTCAGGACTTACTATGCCTATAGCTGGGAAAATGTCAGATAAAATAGGGGGTAAACCCTTTATTATTGTAGGTATAGTGTTAATGATTATATCAACTTATGAATTATATTTTTTAAGTACAGATATGAGTAATTCAACACTTAAATTTTTATTGTTTATAAGAGGAGCTAGTGTAGGATTATGCATGATGCCTGCCACTACTATGAGTATGGAACAGGTACCGCCGGAACTTATAAGTAGAGCTTCAGCTCTTCAAAATACAGTAAAACAGGTAGCAGGTTCACTAAGCACAACTATACTTACAGTATTTTTACAAAACAGACAGAGTTTACACTACTATAGATTAGCAGAACAATTAACACCTTTTAACCCTGTAACTTCAAATTTTACGAATACTGTTCAAAGTTATATATTGCAAAAAGGTTCAGTAGTGGCAAATGCTAAGACAGGCGTATTGTATTTCGCTTACAAATACGTACATACAGAATCCTATATGAATGCAATAGATGATGTATTTATGTTAACTTTAATTGTTGTGGCAGCAACAATACCTTTAATGTTTATAGATAGAATAAAAAAACAGATTAGAAAAATATAA
- a CDS encoding MFS transporter, which translates to MEEKEAASYKWLCLMVIIIGTFMAFLDTSIVNIALPKIMSIFSTSLDTGRWVLTGYMLAAGAVIPLTGYLEEVLGYKKVYVFAIVVFTIGSFLCGISWSIDVLIFARILQAIGGGMIMPVGMSTLYKVIPKEKIGLAAGIYGISIMVAPAIGPTLGGYIVQYLSWNLIFNINVPIGIIGTILAVAILKEDVKKSDKKLDFIGVKSAKNISLFS; encoded by the coding sequence GTGGAAGAGAAAGAAGCAGCTTCTTATAAATGGCTTTGTTTAATGGTAATTATTATAGGAACCTTTATGGCATTTCTTGATACTAGTATTGTAAATATAGCATTGCCAAAAATAATGTCTATTTTTTCTACTTCTTTAGATACTGGTAGATGGGTTTTAACTGGCTATATGCTTGCGGCAGGAGCTGTTATACCTTTAACAGGATATTTAGAAGAGGTTTTAGGCTATAAGAAAGTATATGTATTTGCAATAGTAGTGTTCACCATAGGTTCATTTTTGTGCGGAATATCCTGGAGTATAGATGTACTAATATTTGCAAGAATTTTGCAAGCTATAGGTGGAGGTATGATTATGCCTGTTGGCATGTCTACACTTTATAAAGTAATTCCAAAAGAAAAAATTGGATTAGCAGCTGGCATATATGGTATATCAATAATGGTAGCGCCTGCTATTGGACCAACCTTAGGAGGATATATAGTTCAATATTTAAGCTGGAATTTGATTTTTAACATTAATGTACCTATTGGTATTATAGGAACAATTCTTGCTGTAGCAATATTAAAGGAAGATGTAAAAAAAAGTGACAAAAAGTTAGATTTTATTGGAGTTAAGAGTGCTAAAAATATTTCCCTATTCAGTTAA
- a CDS encoding HlyD family secretion protein — MKSKRKIIIIGMLLIMVICMVSIGIYYWYNSTYFVSTEDAKVDGDLYKISSQVSGKLLEFDGEEGTMVDKEQIVGQQELAGQPDSNLDTYVLRAPIKGTIIKKTVNVGEIITAGQVLAYVVDPDKVYITANIEETKLTKLREGEKVDVSIDKYKDKKFTGVVQSIGEASASEFSLLPTSTSANFTKVVQKVTVKIKLNSYGKVKLLPGINAVVRIHVK, encoded by the coding sequence ATGAAATCAAAAAGAAAAATTATAATAATTGGCATGCTACTTATAATGGTTATATGTATGGTAAGTATTGGTATATATTATTGGTATAATAGTACATATTTTGTTTCCACGGAGGATGCAAAGGTAGATGGAGATTTATATAAGATAAGTTCTCAAGTATCTGGTAAACTTTTGGAATTTGATGGAGAAGAAGGAACTATGGTGGATAAAGAACAAATAGTTGGTCAGCAGGAATTAGCTGGACAACCTGATTCTAATTTAGATACTTATGTTTTGCGTGCACCTATAAAAGGTACAATCATAAAAAAAACAGTAAATGTAGGTGAAATAATAACTGCTGGTCAGGTGCTTGCGTATGTAGTAGATCCAGATAAAGTTTATATTACAGCAAATATAGAAGAAACAAAGCTAACTAAATTAAGAGAAGGTGAAAAGGTAGATGTTTCAATAGATAAATATAAAGATAAAAAATTTACTGGAGTAGTACAGTCTATTGGTGAAGCTTCAGCTTCTGAATTTTCATTACTGCCAACATCTACAAGTGCTAACTTTACTAAGGTTGTTCAAAAGGTAACTGTAAAAATCAAATTAAATAGTTATGGAAAAGTTAAATTATTACCTGGAATTAATGCAGTGGTAAGGATTCATGTAAAATAA
- a CDS encoding HlyD family secretion protein — translation MILVFSLLLGGCSSAKTEVSENYKAQAAPREVFIFVGKIQSNDSINLASKITPTKVSKVAVDVESKVNAGDAIIYLDTTDLDNQVKQAEAKVNTAKAGLSKVESAARPEDIAISEAKMASDDKALQNIQSNYNRVKQLYDKGYDTKQNMEQVETALTAAKNTLTSDNENLSKLKNGSTQQDIVVSQASVKEAQTLVDSYKTQLSNGVIKSPISGVVSICNIHEGEIAATGANLITVVNNDEF, via the coding sequence ATGATTTTAGTATTTTCTTTATTATTGGGTGGCTGTAGTAGTGCAAAGACAGAAGTAAGTGAAAATTATAAAGCTCAAGCAGCTCCAAGAGAGGTATTTATTTTTGTAGGAAAAATTCAGTCTAATGATTCAATAAATTTAGCTTCTAAAATTACACCTACTAAGGTTTCAAAGGTTGCTGTAGATGTGGAAAGTAAGGTTAATGCAGGAGATGCAATTATTTATTTAGATACTACAGATTTAGATAATCAAGTAAAACAGGCAGAAGCAAAAGTAAACACTGCAAAAGCTGGTTTAAGCAAGGTTGAAAGTGCAGCTAGACCTGAAGATATTGCTATATCAGAAGCTAAGATGGCTAGTGATGACAAAGCCCTTCAAAATATTCAAAGTAATTATAATCGTGTAAAGCAGCTTTATGATAAAGGATATGATACAAAACAAAATATGGAACAGGTAGAGACAGCTTTAACTGCAGCTAAAAATACATTGACTTCCGATAATGAAAATTTGAGCAAGTTAAAAAATGGTTCAACACAGCAGGATATAGTTGTATCTCAAGCATCAGTGAAAGAGGCACAAACTTTAGTAGATTCTTATAAAACTCAATTAAGCAATGGGGTAATTAAATCTCCTATATCAGGTGTAGTAAGTATCTGTAATATACATGAAGGAGAAATTGCTGCTACAGGGGCTAATTTAATTACTGTAGTAAATAATGATGAATTCTAA